One stretch of Scatophagus argus isolate fScaArg1 chromosome 18, fScaArg1.pri, whole genome shotgun sequence DNA includes these proteins:
- the bloc1s5 gene encoding biogenesis of lysosome-related organelles complex 1 subunit 5: MDKISQDVGDIQSRLLDHRPIISAEIRYFVREFEEKRGHRESRLLENLNKMVLETNEEMLPINLEALTQQLSDVSKRLEAANHMAERIQQRELEAQQSTQLQASMEHLKDEWAEFLKEQQRLKEQVDEEHAKTVGELSTKYCEMQKNLTKCPPS, from the exons ATGGATAAAATTTCTCAAG ATGTGGGTGACATCCAGTCCAGACTGCTGGACCACAGACCAATCATCAGTGCAGAGATCCGATACTTTGTCCGGGAGTTTGAG GAGAAACGTGGACACAGGGAGAGCAGACTGCTGGAGAACCTCAATAAAATGGTGCTGGAGACGAATGAGGAGATGCTGCCCATAAATTTGGAGGCTCTGACCCAGCAGCTGTCTGATGTTTCCAAACGGT TGGAGGCTGCTAATCACATGGCAGAGAGAATCCAGCAGAGGGAGCTAGAGGCACAGCAG AGCACCCAGCTGCAGGCCAGCATGGAGCACTTGAAAGATGAGTGGGCAGAGTTTCtgaaggagcagcagagacTGAAGGAGCAGGTGGACGAGGAGCACGCCAAGACCGTCGGAGAGCTCAGCACAAAGTACTGTGAGATGCAGAAGAACCTGACCAAGTGCCCGCCCTCCTAA